One part of the Arabidopsis thaliana chromosome 4, partial sequence genome encodes these proteins:
- the PP2-A2 gene encoding lectin-like protein (lectin-related; FUNCTIONS IN: carbohydrate binding; INVOLVED IN: biological_process unknown; LOCATED IN: cellular_component unknown; EXPRESSED IN: phloem; BEST Arabidopsis thaliana protein match is: phloem protein 2-A1 (TAIR:AT4G19840.1); Has 510 Blast hits to 505 proteins in 37 species: Archae - 0; Bacteria - 0; Metazoa - 0; Fungi - 0; Plants - 510; Viruses - 0; Other Eukaryotes - 0 (source: NCBI BLink).) encodes MGIIWSIFSKTKPHNNNEDILKHADSPLTHDTTSSSQVDDDFSLKHKTEKNLIEEDEGKAKKNCFMLYARDLSITWAESQTNKYWSWFSDLDQTSSDVRTEVAKMERVAWLEVVGKFETEKLTPNSLYEVVFVVKLIDSAKGWDFRVNFKLVLPTGETKERRENVNLLERNKWVEIPAGEFMISPEHLSGKIEIRKSKLVSLNNNKNTKFIMMMIYVHEA; translated from the exons ATGGGAATAATATGGTCTATCTTCTCAAAGACAAAGCCACATAATAACAACGAAGACATACTAAAACATGCAGACTCTCCTCTTACTCATGATACGACGTCGTCATCTCAGGTCGACGATGACTTTTCCTTGAAGCACAAGACAGAG AAGAACTTGATAGAGGAAGATGAGGGTAAAGCGAAGAAAAACTGTTTCATGTTGTACGCGAGAGATCTCTCAATTACATGGGCAGAGtctcaaacaaataaatattggAGTTGGTTCTCTGATCTTGACCAAACATCAAG TGATGTAAGAACTGAGGTTGCAAAGATGGAACGAGTAGCTTGGTTAGAAGTTGTCGGAAAATTCGAGACGGAGAAACTAACTCCCAACAGTTTGTACGAGGTTGTGTTTGTGGTCAAGCTAATCGATTCTGCTAAAGGATGGGATTTTCGGGTTAACTTCAAATTGGTTTTGCCAACCGGAGAAACCAAAGAGCGGCGAGAGAATGTGAACCTGTTAGAAAGGAACAAGTGGGTGGAGATTCCGGCCGGTGAGTTCATGATATCACCAGAACATCTCTCTGGCAAGATTGA AATTAGAAAATCCAAACTTGTAAGcttaaacaataataagaaCACGaaatttattatgatgatgatttatgTACACGAGGCATGA
- the PP2-A2 gene encoding lectin-like protein — MGIIWSIFSKTKPHNNNEDILKHADSPLTHDTTSSSQVDDDFSLKHKTEKNLIEEDEGKAKKNCFMLYARDLSITWAESQTNKYWSWFSDLDQTSSDVRTEVAKMERVAWLEVVGKFETEKLTPNSLYEVVFVVKLIDSAKGWDFRVNFKLVLPTGETKERRENVNLLERNKWVEIPAGEFMISPEHLSGKIEFSMLEVKSDQWKSGLIVKGVAIRPKN; from the exons ATGGGAATAATATGGTCTATCTTCTCAAAGACAAAGCCACATAATAACAACGAAGACATACTAAAACATGCAGACTCTCCTCTTACTCATGATACGACGTCGTCATCTCAGGTCGACGATGACTTTTCCTTGAAGCACAAGACAGAG AAGAACTTGATAGAGGAAGATGAGGGTAAAGCGAAGAAAAACTGTTTCATGTTGTACGCGAGAGATCTCTCAATTACATGGGCAGAGtctcaaacaaataaatattggAGTTGGTTCTCTGATCTTGACCAAACATCAAG TGATGTAAGAACTGAGGTTGCAAAGATGGAACGAGTAGCTTGGTTAGAAGTTGTCGGAAAATTCGAGACGGAGAAACTAACTCCCAACAGTTTGTACGAGGTTGTGTTTGTGGTCAAGCTAATCGATTCTGCTAAAGGATGGGATTTTCGGGTTAACTTCAAATTGGTTTTGCCAACCGGAGAAACCAAAGAGCGGCGAGAGAATGTGAACCTGTTAGAAAGGAACAAGTGGGTGGAGATTCCGGCCGGTGAGTTCATGATATCACCAGAACATCTCTCTGGCAAGATTGAGTTTTCGATGTTGGAGGTTAAAAGTGACCAGTGGAAGTCTGGTCTTATTGTGAAAGGTGTTGCTATTAGACCCAAGAATTAG
- the PP2-A2 gene encoding lectin-like protein (phloem protein 2-A2 (PP2-A2); BEST Arabidopsis thaliana protein match is: phloem protein 2-A4 (TAIR:AT1G33920.1); Has 437 Blast hits to 437 proteins in 37 species: Archae - 0; Bacteria - 0; Metazoa - 0; Fungi - 0; Plants - 437; Viruses - 0; Other Eukaryotes - 0 (source: NCBI BLink).), whose product MLESLIQKNLIEEDEGKAKKNCFMLYARDLSITWAESQTNKYWSWFSDLDQTSSDVRTEVAKMERVAWLEVVGKFETEKLTPNSLYEVVFVVKLIDSAKGWDFRVNFKLVLPTGETKERRENVNLLERNKWVEIPAGEFMISPEHLSGKIEFSMLEVKSDQWKSGLIVKGVAIRPKN is encoded by the exons atgTTGGAATCTCTTATTCAGAAGAACTTGATAGAGGAAGATGAGGGTAAAGCGAAGAAAAACTGTTTCATGTTGTACGCGAGAGATCTCTCAATTACATGGGCAGAGtctcaaacaaataaatattggAGTTGGTTCTCTGATCTTGACCAAACATCAAG TGATGTAAGAACTGAGGTTGCAAAGATGGAACGAGTAGCTTGGTTAGAAGTTGTCGGAAAATTCGAGACGGAGAAACTAACTCCCAACAGTTTGTACGAGGTTGTGTTTGTGGTCAAGCTAATCGATTCTGCTAAAGGATGGGATTTTCGGGTTAACTTCAAATTGGTTTTGCCAACCGGAGAAACCAAAGAGCGGCGAGAGAATGTGAACCTGTTAGAAAGGAACAAGTGGGTGGAGATTCCGGCCGGTGAGTTCATGATATCACCAGAACATCTCTCTGGCAAGATTGAGTTTTCGATGTTGGAGGTTAAAAGTGACCAGTGGAAGTCTGGTCTTATTGTGAAAGGTGTTGCTATTAGACCCAAGAATTAG